The proteins below come from a single Paludibacter jiangxiensis genomic window:
- a CDS encoding glycoside hydrolase family 3 N-terminal domain-containing protein: MKKLVLASFLLTIPLLAVCQNGEKFVNDLLSKMTLDEKIGQLNQYTSDGAATGKITVDAEKEKQIREGKVGSMLNVMGVDKTRALQEVAIQSRLHIPLLFGLDVIHGLRTTFPIPLAEAASWDMWLMEKSARIAATEASAYGIHWTFAPMVDIARDPRWGRVMEGAGEDTYFGCLAARARVKGFQGAGLGNTDAIMACAKHFAAYGAAVGGRDYNSVDMSLRQLNETYLPPFRAAVESGVATLMNSFNDINGIPATANSYILRDKLKKEWNFKGFVVSDWGSIGEMIPHGYAKDSYDAAKKAILAGSDMDMESRCYRDNLKQLVADGRVPVSFIDDAVKRILLKKYELGLFKDPFRFCNEQRQQQQTNNADNRKAAREIGEKSVVLLENKPVNGKPLLPLSKKNMTLALIGPFAKATVENHGFWSVAFPDDAQRIVSLYDGIALQLDKSSTLLYTKGCNVKDEDTSNFGAAVDLANKADVVILSLGEAPDMSGEAKSRSSIRLPGVQEDLLKRVCATGKPVILLISAGRPLVFNWAADNVPAILYTWWLGTEAGNSIADVLFGEYNPAGKLPMSFPRTEGQIPIYYNHYSTGRPAKNDDDKNYVSAYIDLQNSPRYAFGYGLSYTSFDIANLKLSSDKLKIKGDKLKVTVDVKNTGNYDGEEVVQLYVRDLVGSVVRPVRELKGFQKIFLKKGEMRNVEFTLSPDDLKFYNNDLQHINESGEYDLFVGNSSQAALKGHFELTE, encoded by the coding sequence ATGAAAAAACTCGTATTAGCCTCCTTTTTGCTGACGATTCCGCTGCTTGCCGTCTGCCAGAATGGAGAGAAATTTGTGAACGATTTATTGTCGAAAATGACCCTCGACGAAAAAATCGGGCAGTTAAACCAGTACACCAGTGATGGTGCTGCTACCGGTAAGATTACCGTAGATGCGGAGAAAGAAAAGCAGATCAGAGAAGGAAAAGTGGGCTCCATGCTCAATGTGATGGGAGTGGATAAAACCCGTGCATTGCAGGAAGTCGCCATCCAGTCGCGGTTGCACATTCCTCTGTTGTTCGGACTGGACGTAATTCATGGCTTGCGTACCACCTTTCCGATACCTTTGGCTGAAGCGGCCAGTTGGGATATGTGGCTGATGGAGAAATCGGCACGTATTGCGGCCACAGAAGCTTCGGCTTATGGCATTCACTGGACATTTGCCCCGATGGTGGATATTGCCCGTGATCCGCGCTGGGGACGCGTGATGGAAGGTGCCGGTGAAGACACCTATTTTGGATGTCTTGCTGCACGTGCACGTGTAAAAGGTTTTCAGGGTGCAGGACTGGGCAACACCGATGCCATCATGGCTTGTGCAAAGCATTTTGCGGCCTATGGCGCTGCTGTCGGTGGCCGTGATTACAATTCGGTGGATATGAGTCTTCGCCAGTTGAATGAAACCTATCTGCCGCCATTCCGCGCCGCGGTAGAAAGTGGCGTGGCTACGCTGATGAACTCGTTTAACGACATCAATGGCATTCCTGCCACGGCAAACAGTTATATTTTGCGAGACAAACTGAAAAAAGAGTGGAATTTCAAGGGATTTGTTGTCAGCGACTGGGGAAGTATCGGCGAGATGATTCCGCATGGATATGCGAAAGATAGCTACGATGCAGCAAAGAAAGCCATTTTGGCGGGCAGCGACATGGATATGGAGAGCCGTTGCTATCGCGATAACCTGAAGCAACTGGTAGCGGATGGCAGGGTGCCGGTATCGTTTATTGATGATGCAGTAAAACGTATTTTGTTGAAAAAATATGAGTTAGGTCTATTCAAAGATCCTTTCCGCTTTTGCAATGAACAACGCCAACAGCAGCAAACCAATAATGCCGACAACCGAAAAGCTGCCCGTGAAATTGGCGAAAAAAGTGTTGTATTGCTCGAAAACAAACCGGTAAATGGCAAGCCTTTATTGCCACTTTCAAAGAAAAATATGACCCTCGCTCTGATTGGCCCATTTGCAAAGGCTACTGTTGAAAATCATGGCTTTTGGTCGGTTGCTTTTCCTGATGATGCGCAACGGATTGTCTCTCTGTATGACGGCATCGCTTTGCAACTCGACAAAAGCTCGACATTGCTTTATACCAAAGGCTGCAACGTGAAAGACGAGGATACTTCAAATTTTGGAGCAGCTGTCGATCTGGCCAACAAAGCCGACGTGGTGATTCTCTCTCTGGGAGAAGCTCCCGATATGAGCGGTGAAGCAAAAAGCCGCAGTTCTATACGTCTGCCGGGTGTGCAGGAAGATTTGTTGAAAAGGGTTTGCGCTACGGGTAAACCGGTTATTTTGCTGATTAGCGCCGGGCGGCCTCTCGTTTTCAACTGGGCTGCGGATAATGTTCCGGCTATCCTCTATACTTGGTGGTTGGGTACCGAAGCCGGAAATTCGATTGCAGATGTTCTTTTCGGCGAATACAATCCTGCCGGAAAACTGCCCATGTCTTTTCCTCGCACCGAAGGGCAGATCCCCATTTACTACAATCATTACAGCACAGGACGCCCGGCTAAAAACGACGATGACAAGAATTATGTTTCGGCCTATATCGATTTGCAAAACAGTCCGCGCTATGCTTTTGGTTACGGTTTAAGCTATACTTCGTTTGATATTGCCAACCTGAAGTTGTCTTCCGATAAGCTGAAAATAAAAGGTGATAAGCTGAAAGTAACTGTCGATGTGAAAAATACTGGCAATTATGATGGCGAAGAAGTGGTACAGTTGTATGTGCGCGACTTGGTGGGAAGTGTGGTTCGTCCTGTTCGCGAGCTGAAAGGCTTTCAGAAGATCTTCCTGAAAAAAGGAGAAATGCGTAATGTGGAATTTACCCTGTCACCCGACGATCTGAAATTTTACAATAATGACCTTCAGCATATTAACGAATCCGGAGAATATGACCTGTTTGTGGGTAATTCGTCTCAGGCTGCATTAAAAGGGCATTTTGAGCTGACAGAGTAA
- the amrB gene encoding AmmeMemoRadiSam system protein B yields MNSTDRLPAVAGKFYPEEPDILKQQVAGLFAGAEPKQVKYVRAIIAPHAGYMFSGSVAASAFNQIDPDAHYKRVFIIGSSHHDAFEKASLYCDGNFVMPYGVEKVDTAFCKMLVERHPDIFSCNGKHHQDEHTIEVQLPILHHVMKHDYSIVPILIGTATPSVCSRIASVLKHYLSSENLFIISTDFSHYPGYKDAQEIDAKTKDAILENNPKALMNTLAENISQHIPHLATSLCGWTSVLTLLYMTVGNENLKYYAVDYRNSGDTKYYGDRNRVVGYWGIAVAEHKEEKNGFSLTMEEKAMLLEISKNTLKEFCVYERIYEFEPADLPSSLHEHCGAFVSLHKNGKLRGCIGRMTSDIPLYQVVQEMTIAAACRDSRFAPVRKDELPDIDIEISVLSPLRHIDNIAEIKLGKHGIYIEDGFRSGVFLPQVATETGWSTEQFLGHCARDKAGLDWDGWKKANLYVFTATVFPEEVDR; encoded by the coding sequence ATGAATTCAACAGACAGACTTCCGGCCGTTGCTGGCAAGTTTTATCCCGAAGAGCCCGACATCCTCAAGCAGCAGGTTGCCGGACTGTTTGCGGGAGCAGAGCCTAAACAGGTAAAATACGTAAGAGCAATTATTGCTCCTCATGCGGGATATATGTTTTCGGGCTCTGTAGCAGCTTCGGCTTTCAACCAGATAGATCCCGACGCTCACTATAAAAGAGTGTTTATTATCGGCTCATCGCACCACGACGCATTTGAAAAAGCCTCGCTGTATTGCGATGGTAACTTTGTAATGCCCTATGGCGTAGAAAAGGTTGATACCGCTTTTTGCAAGATGCTTGTTGAAAGGCATCCGGACATATTTTCATGCAATGGCAAACACCATCAGGACGAACATACGATTGAAGTACAGCTGCCGATCCTGCATCATGTAATGAAACATGACTACAGCATCGTTCCGATACTCATTGGAACAGCTACGCCTTCCGTATGCTCACGAATTGCCTCGGTATTAAAGCATTATTTATCTTCCGAAAATCTTTTTATCATCAGCACCGATTTTTCACACTATCCGGGTTATAAAGATGCACAGGAAATTGATGCAAAAACCAAAGATGCCATTCTGGAGAACAATCCCAAAGCGTTGATGAATACCTTGGCAGAAAACATTTCTCAGCATATACCTCATCTGGCCACCAGCCTTTGCGGATGGACTTCGGTACTCACGCTGCTCTATATGACTGTAGGGAATGAAAACCTGAAGTATTATGCCGTCGATTACCGGAACTCCGGCGATACGAAATACTATGGAGACCGCAACCGGGTAGTTGGTTATTGGGGAATAGCGGTTGCTGAGCACAAGGAAGAAAAGAACGGTTTCAGTCTGACCATGGAAGAAAAAGCGATGTTGTTGGAGATTTCCAAAAACACGCTAAAAGAATTTTGTGTCTACGAACGAATATATGAATTTGAACCGGCCGATTTGCCTTCATCGCTTCATGAACATTGCGGCGCCTTTGTTTCCCTGCATAAAAACGGGAAACTAAGGGGCTGCATCGGCCGCATGACCAGCGATATTCCTCTCTATCAGGTGGTACAGGAAATGACGATTGCAGCCGCATGTCGTGATTCTCGTTTTGCCCCTGTTCGAAAAGACGAGTTACCAGATATCGACATTGAAATATCGGTTCTATCCCCTTTACGCCATATCGACAATATTGCTGAAATAAAACTGGGCAAACACGGCATTTACATTGAAGACGGTTTCCGCTCCGGTGTATTTCTGCCGCAGGTAGCAACAGAAACCGGCTGGAGCACGGAGCAATTTTTAGGTCATTGCGCCCGTGATAAAGCCGGTCTCGATTGGGATGGATGGAAAAAAGCCAACCTGTATGTCTTTACTGCTACTGTTTTTCCTGAAGAGGTAGACAGATAG
- a CDS encoding slipin family protein translates to MKNVGSIAALLFVIIVLIGIGLALLISPDFTDTTSHVILIISFIVAIFVAWATKVANQWDRAVVLRLGKFHALRGPGIFFIIPIVDYIPYWIDIRVITTSFKAEKTLTKDTVPVDVDAVLFWKVIDPKKAAIDVSDYYSAISWASQTALRDVIGKTMLSDMLEGREKISELLRNIIDERTEPWGINVISVEVKDVLIPQGLETAMSMQAQAERERQARVILGDSERQIASKFEEAARTYSENPTAFHLRAMNMLYEGLKTNSTIVVVPSSAIETMSLGGLTGTIALTKSIQQDKEKEQRQSGKEGVSDIVY, encoded by the coding sequence ATGAAAAATGTAGGTTCTATTGCAGCGTTACTCTTTGTAATTATTGTCTTAATCGGTATCGGACTTGCTCTTTTAATAAGTCCCGACTTCACTGACACAACAAGTCATGTCATTTTAATAATCAGCTTCATAGTAGCAATATTTGTAGCATGGGCAACAAAGGTTGCTAACCAGTGGGACAGAGCCGTCGTTCTACGTCTCGGCAAGTTTCATGCTCTTCGCGGACCCGGCATTTTCTTTATTATTCCTATTGTTGATTACATTCCTTACTGGATTGACATTCGGGTTATCACAACCTCTTTCAAGGCAGAAAAAACATTGACTAAAGACACCGTTCCGGTGGATGTAGATGCGGTTCTCTTCTGGAAAGTTATTGATCCTAAAAAAGCAGCAATTGATGTATCCGATTATTACAGCGCTATCAGTTGGGCTTCTCAGACTGCCTTACGTGATGTTATCGGTAAAACTATGCTTTCGGATATGCTGGAAGGCCGTGAAAAAATCAGCGAACTTTTGCGCAATATCATTGATGAACGAACAGAACCGTGGGGCATTAATGTCATTTCGGTTGAAGTAAAAGATGTGCTTATTCCTCAGGGACTTGAAACTGCCATGTCAATGCAGGCACAAGCCGAGCGCGAACGACAGGCGAGAGTTATTCTGGGTGATTCGGAACGTCAGATTGCCAGCAAATTTGAAGAAGCAGCCAGAACCTATTCGGAAAATCCGACAGCATTCCATCTGCGTGCCATGAATATGTTATACGAAGGTCTGAAAACCAACTCCACCATTGTTGTAGTGCCAAGTTCTGCTATAGAAACCATGAGTCTGGGCGGACTTACCGGAACTATTGCTCTTACCAAATCAATACAACAGGATAAGGAAAAAGAACAACGGCAATCCGGCAAAGAAGGTGTGAGCGATATTGTTTATTGA
- a CDS encoding alpha/beta hydrolase: protein MNRLVLLLMVLISSSVVFGQVSFPLWQKGSMPNSWGMNIRDSIANERVYRVGQPDIEVYTPSKEENRNFAILVIPGGGYAREANVVSGSQIAKYFNTLGATAFVLKYRLPQSPDVVHPELAPLQDGQRAIKLMRALAGKYHYDADKIGVFGTSAGGHLAASLGVYTEDFTEVKDSLSKYSIRPDYMILLSPVISLADPYAHKGSRENLLGKSASKEMIDKFSPNLHVTETTPPTLLMQANDDPAVPSFNSAMMYIALREKKVNASLHIFPHGKHSIALTHNPISTDLWMPIVEAWLKELGC from the coding sequence ATGAATAGATTGGTTTTGTTGTTGATGGTGTTAATCTCGTCTTCCGTTGTCTTCGGACAAGTTTCGTTTCCTCTTTGGCAAAAAGGTTCAATGCCCAATAGCTGGGGGATGAATATCAGAGATAGCATTGCCAATGAACGTGTCTACAGGGTGGGGCAACCTGATATAGAAGTATATACTCCATCGAAGGAGGAAAACCGTAATTTCGCTATTCTGGTGATTCCGGGGGGCGGTTATGCCCGTGAAGCCAACGTGGTGAGCGGATCACAAATTGCCAAGTATTTCAACACGCTGGGAGCTACGGCTTTTGTGCTGAAATATCGTTTGCCGCAAAGTCCTGATGTGGTTCACCCCGAATTGGCTCCTTTGCAGGACGGGCAGCGGGCCATAAAGCTGATGCGTGCTCTGGCGGGAAAATATCACTACGATGCCGATAAGATCGGTGTTTTCGGAACCTCGGCAGGCGGACATCTGGCGGCTTCGCTGGGAGTGTATACCGAAGATTTTACCGAAGTGAAGGATTCATTGTCGAAATATTCGATTCGGCCCGATTATATGATCTTGCTTTCGCCGGTTATATCGCTGGCCGATCCCTATGCACACAAGGGTTCGCGCGAAAATCTGTTGGGTAAGAGTGCAAGCAAGGAGATGATTGATAAGTTTTCGCCCAACCTGCATGTGACCGAAACCACGCCACCTACCTTGCTAATGCAGGCAAATGACGATCCGGCAGTGCCTTCGTTCAACAGCGCCATGATGTATATTGCGCTTCGGGAAAAGAAAGTGAATGCCTCATTACACATTTTCCCGCATGGCAAACACTCCATCGCTCTGACTCACAATCCTATTTCTACCGACCTTTGGATGCCGATTGTTGAGGCATGGTTAAAAGAGTTAGGGTGTTGA
- a CDS encoding pectinesterase family protein, producing the protein MMRKLILSGFLLLCSVVLMAQNKYDFLVAADGSGDFKTVQEAINAVPDMRANRTRIFIKPGVYKEKLTLPANKTNVSFVGEDPAKTILTFDDFAQRKNRFGENIGTSGSSSFFIYGDGFTAENITFENSAGSVGQAVAVRIDGDKVSFFNCRFLGFQDTLYPHGEKSRQYYKNCYIEGTVDYVFGFSTVLFDNCTLFCKKAGYVTAASTPKENAYGFVFRNCKITGSAPEGAFALGRPWRPYAKVVYLECEMDNVIAPAGWNNWGNAENEKTAYYAEYKSRGAGVNVSQRMAWSHHLTEEETRQYTTANILGDWNPETGR; encoded by the coding sequence ATGATGCGTAAACTAATTTTATCCGGCTTTTTGCTGTTGTGTTCTGTTGTGCTGATGGCACAAAATAAGTACGATTTTTTGGTGGCGGCCGATGGAAGCGGCGATTTCAAAACCGTGCAGGAAGCCATCAATGCCGTGCCCGACATGCGTGCCAACCGTACCCGTATTTTTATTAAACCGGGTGTCTATAAAGAAAAACTGACCTTGCCAGCAAATAAAACTAACGTGTCGTTTGTCGGCGAGGATCCCGCTAAAACCATTCTGACATTCGACGACTTTGCGCAACGTAAGAATCGTTTCGGAGAGAATATTGGCACTTCGGGTTCTTCTTCCTTCTTTATCTATGGCGATGGTTTTACGGCAGAAAACATCACCTTCGAAAATTCGGCCGGGTCTGTGGGACAGGCAGTAGCTGTTCGCATCGACGGCGATAAAGTGAGCTTTTTTAATTGCAGGTTTTTGGGCTTTCAAGACACGCTCTATCCGCATGGCGAGAAAAGCCGTCAATACTACAAGAATTGCTACATCGAAGGAACAGTCGATTATGTTTTCGGATTTTCTACGGTTCTCTTTGATAACTGCACCTTGTTCTGTAAAAAGGCCGGATATGTAACGGCTGCGTCAACACCCAAAGAAAATGCCTATGGTTTTGTGTTCCGCAATTGTAAAATCACCGGTTCGGCTCCCGAGGGCGCCTTTGCTTTGGGGCGTCCGTGGAGGCCTTATGCTAAAGTGGTTTATTTGGAGTGTGAGATGGACAATGTGATTGCTCCTGCCGGATGGAATAACTGGGGCAATGCCGAAAACGAAAAAACGGCTTACTATGCCGAATACAAAAGCCGCGGTGCAGGAGTCAATGTCTCTCAACGGATGGCCTGGAGCCATCACTTGACTGAAGAAGAGACAAGGCAATATACAACGGCCAATATTCTTGGAGACTGGAATCCGGAAACGGGGCGATAA
- a CDS encoding glycoside hydrolase family 11 protein, which produces MKKNTFSTLKFKLIIALQLVIAMNVYSQTLCIDASSDQKQGVKNGFRYELWNQNSQGEACMTLGKGALFSGKWNDIENYLARRGLAYNQTQKHNEIGTFSAKYSCIYKPNTKAGNSYLAIYGWSVDPLVEFYIVEDWRNWIPSMSKDAIKKGSFYIDGSLYDIYQTTRINQPSIVGTATFTQYFSIRKNTRNKGNIHISEHFKQWEKLGMNLGKMHEVSFVVEGYKSSGSFKFVKLNMVANK; this is translated from the coding sequence ATGAAAAAAAACACGTTCTCAACCTTGAAATTCAAACTCATAATAGCATTGCAATTGGTAATTGCCATGAACGTTTATTCGCAAACGTTGTGCATCGATGCAAGTTCAGATCAGAAACAAGGTGTAAAAAACGGATTCCGTTATGAATTGTGGAATCAAAATTCGCAAGGAGAGGCTTGTATGACCCTTGGCAAAGGCGCTTTATTCAGCGGCAAATGGAACGATATTGAAAACTACCTCGCTCGTCGTGGTCTGGCGTATAACCAAACTCAAAAGCACAATGAAATCGGTACATTTTCAGCAAAATACAGCTGCATCTACAAACCGAATACCAAGGCCGGAAACTCCTATTTAGCAATTTATGGCTGGAGTGTAGATCCTCTTGTTGAATTTTACATTGTAGAAGACTGGCGTAACTGGATTCCCTCGATGTCTAAGGATGCTATAAAGAAAGGTTCTTTTTATATCGACGGCAGTCTGTATGACATTTACCAAACTACCCGGATCAATCAGCCCTCTATTGTCGGGACTGCTACATTCACTCAATATTTCAGCATAAGAAAAAACACCCGAAACAAAGGGAACATCCATATTTCAGAGCATTTTAAACAATGGGAAAAACTGGGAATGAACCTGGGAAAAATGCACGAAGTATCGTTTGTTGTCGAAGGCTACAAAAGCAGCGGAAGTTTCAAATTCGTTAAACTTAACATGGTAGCTAATAAATAA